GGGAAGAAGGATCTGCAACACTTCGCCCGAGCCTCGACCTCGTCGGCAAGTTGTAAGGAGCGGATTTCATGTTAGAAGCAGATATTAAACAACAGTTGGACCAATATCTCCAGCTCATGGAGGGCGACGTCGTCCTCCGTGTCAGCGCTGGAGACGACGCGGTCTCAAAAGAGATGCTCGACCTCGTGAACGAACTCGCGAGCATGTCGTCACGCATTTCGGTCGAGAACGTCACACTCGAACGCACACCAAGCTTTAGCGTGAACCGCCCGTCTGAAGAGACAGGGATTGTCTTCGCAGGAATCCCGCTCGGTCACGAGTTCACGTCACTCGTCCTCGCGTTGCTCCAAGTGAGCGGCCGGGCGCCGAAAGTGGACGCGGATGCGATCAAACAGATTCAAAACATTCAAGGCACGTACCACTTCGAATCATATATCAGCCTCAGTTGCCACAACTGCCCGGACGTCGTCCAGGCACTCAACGTCATGAGCGTCCTCAACCCGAACATCTCACACACGATGATCGACGGTGGCGCGTTCAAGGCAGAAGTGGAAGCGAAAGAGATCATGGCTGTCCCGACCGTCTTCTTGAACGGTGAGGCGTTCGGCAACGGACGCATGTCACTTGAAGAGATTTTGACGAAACTCGGAACTGGTCCTGACGCTTCGGCGTTTGACAACAAAGAACCGTATGACGTCCTCGTCATCGGTGGCGGTCCAGCTGGTGCGAGCGCAGCGGTTTACGCGGCTCGTAAAGGTATCCGGACCGGCATCGTCGCGGAACGCTTCGGTGGACAAGTGATGGACACGATGGGGATTGAGAACTTCATCGGCACATCTTACACGGAAGGCCCGAAACTCGTCGCGAGCTTGGAAGAGCACGTGAAAGAATACGGCATCGACGTCATGAATCTCCAACGCGCGAAGCGTCTTGAGAAAACTGACCTCGTCGAAGTCGAACTTGAGAACGGCGCCGTCTTGAAGAGTAAGAGTGTCATCCTGTCGACGGGTGCACGCTGGCGTAACGTCAACGTCCCAGGTGAAGCTGAGTTCAAAAACAAAGGTGTGGCCTACTGCCCGCACTGTGACGGCCCTCTCTTCGAAGGCAAGCGCGTCGCAGTCATCGGTGGCGGCAACTCTGGAATTGAAGCAGCGATCGACCTCGCTGGGATTGTTAAACACGTGACGGTGCTCGAGTTCGCTTCTGAACTCAAAGCCGACCAAGTGCTTCAAGACCGTCTCCACAGCCTCCCGAACGTGACCGTCGTCACGAACGCACAGACGACAGAAATCACGGGTACGGACAAAGTGAACGGCATCTCGTACTTGTCACGTGAGACGAACGAGACGCATCACGTTGAACTCGAAGGTGTCTTCGTCCAAATCGGACTCGTCCCGAACACGGACTGGCTCGACTCGGTCGAACGCAACAACTTCGGTGAGATCGTCGTCGACCGTCACGGTGCGACGAACATCCCAGGCGTGTTCGCAGCAGGCGACTGCACGAACAGCGCCTACAAACAAATCATCATCTCGATGGGATCTGGTGCGACTGCCGCACTCGGTGCTTTCGATTATATGATTCGCAACTAATGTAAAATGCGTCCTCGAACCTGAGGACGCATTTTTTAGATTTCGAATGTTTTTCCAGAGTCCGGGATAAACAACAACTTTTGTCCCGCTTCTGTTTTAAAGACATAGGCGACATTTGAAATGAACGGGTTCCACTCGTCCCCTTCCGTGCGCACACTTTCTGTATACGTAACATTTCCATACACCGTAGACAGCTCTTGTTGTGCCGCAGCGACCGAGTAAGTCGGAATCGATAAGACAATTGTCGCACCGACCAAAAAGACAGCCACGAACGCAGACCACCATTTACGTTTGGGATACGTCATCTTCACTAAGATCAATATTGAAATCATCCAACTGATCGGCACCCAAAACGTCGCTGCATTTCCATACCAGGTGTCATTTACATAAAGTAATGCAATCGTCAAAATTAATCCGCTGATCCACCACCACTTCATCCCCATCACCTCTCTTCAATTATCCCAAAAACAGGAAAATAGGCAACTTCATTTTGGTTTGATGAATTATAAAATTAAGTGCAACACCCAAAAGTGAACGCACAAAAAGCCCACAGCGACGTCCTCGTGTAGAATGAAGTTACGACACAAACATTCAGACGGAGGAATCGCTATGAGCTATATTCATCTTACCACAACGGAACGCGTGAAAATAGAGACGTATCTGGAGCTTGGGATGTCCATCCGGTCCATCGCGAGACGGCTCGGGCGACAGCCCTCGACCGTCTCGCGGGAAATCAGACGGAACCCCGACTACGTGGCTGAACGTGCCCAGAAACGCTACGAGAAGGCGAAGACCAACTGTGGCGCCAAGACGAAACTCGACGACACGATGCGCCGGACGATCGTCGGGAAGCTGCGTGCGACCTGGTCCCCGGAACAGATCGTCGGCCGTCTCTACACAGGAATAATTGCCTTCTCCACCATCTACCGTTGGATCTATGCGGGACGGATCGACGTGCCCCTGACCGTGCTCCGCCAGAAAGGGAAACGTCAAAAGCCGATCGCGGACCGCACCGCAGCCTCGATGGAGGGGGCGATTCATGCGGTGCACGCCGCCTTCCCAGAGGGCACGTTCAGGACGGCGACGACGGACCGGGGCAAGGAGTTCAGCTGCCACGAGAACGCCAACGGCCTCCTGCGCGAGTTCTTCCCGAAAGGATCGGACTTCGCGACGGTCGGCCAAGGAGAGATCGTGGACGCGCTCGCCAAGATCAACGGGCGGCCGAGGAAATGTCTCGGCTGGAAGACCGCACACGAGGCCTTCGCGGAGGAAGTGTTGCGCTTAATTTGACAAACCGTCCAGAGTAATTAGCTTAGTTAATAGGGGTGTTTTGCTAATGAATTATGCAGTTGACACAAGTTTATGTCATCTTGGTAAAATAAGTGCCAAATAAGTAGCCATTTCTCTTTCTTTTTGTAGATAAACATTGTTAAATCAACAAAAATTAGCAATCCATTTTATATGCTAATTGGATTGCTAAAATGTTTGTTATTTTATGTTTTGTACTATTAAACTTAACACGTTAATGATGGCACGCTACTCTGCTTATATTTATTTAGTATGAAGTAACAATTGATCTAAATCCATTATTTTAATTTTCTTTTTCGGTAACTGTTTAATCAATCCAAGTTCTTCTAGAGTAGTAAATTTACGGCTGATTGTTTCTGGTGTGGTACCAAGATACGAGGCTAAATCCTTTTTGGACATTGGTAAGATAATCGTTGGACTATTGCCACTTCCCTTTTCAATATTCTCAGCTAAAAAGGATATAATGCGGGTTTCTACATTTTCAATCGCTACTTGTGTGGTTTGTTTTTCAGAATCCTTTAAACGCATCGTTACTTCTGACAGTATTTTTAATGAGATCTGCGGATATTCCACCAAATACTTCTGTAAATCACCTCGTTTAATTAAACAAATAGATGTATTTTGTAGTGCTTCCGCATAATTCTCATGAATACTTCCAGGTTGGAAAATGGCGACTTCACCTGTAAAATCACCAGGATTTAAAATGCGAACAAGTTGTTCTTTTCCAGAATCCGATAAGCGGTAAATCCGAGCCTTACCTGAATTGATAATATATAAGGTATCATCTTCCTCATCTGCACGGAATAACATTTCCCCTTTTTTAAGATGAAGTGTCTTGGCAGATTCCGCAATCAAATCCATTTGTGAGTCTTCCAAATGGTTGAAAATGGGGACAATACGAATACATTCTGCATGTCCATGTTGGTGATGACAACATTGGTTTTGTTCCAAAATAACCTCTTCCTTTTATAAAAAGCCTAAGAGGGCATCCTAGGCTTCCTTTCTATTCACTCGATTAAGCAGGTTTTACCTTTGATTTGACAACAGGATATCCTAAGTCTTCAATTGCCTTTTCGATATCGTTAATAGCGACTGCTTCTGAATCAAAATCTACTTTTACTTTACTTGCATTGAACATTACTTTCAAGCTATCTTGATTCACACCGTTTATTCCTTTCACCGCATTTTCAATCTTTTGGAGACAAGATGGGCAAGATAAGGTTTCTAATTGAATCGTTGCTTTTTGCATAAATCATTTCCCCCTTCATTTTTTAACGACCGTAAACCAATCTATTCTTTTGTTTTTGAGTTACTTTAAGCCTGATATGCTTTATCTACTTCTGATAACATCTCGAATGTGCCTCCATACGTTTCACATACATCTCCAGGAATGGTGTAGTTGTCTGTGATTTTTCGTAATTGAGCAAATTCAGCATCTAAGTCAGGTTTGTTCGTACCTGCGTCTTTTACTTTTCCACTAATTGTTTCAAACAATTCACGTACTTCAAAGGCTTCTGGGTGATTCTTACCATGGGCCCGTGTAATTGCAGTGGTGTATAAATCCAGCTTTTCAAAATGGTTTGTTATTACTTCGTTAAATGTCTGT
This sequence is a window from Exiguobacterium mexicanum. Protein-coding genes within it:
- a CDS encoding heavy-metal-associated domain-containing protein, coding for MQKATIQLETLSCPSCLQKIENAVKGINGVNQDSLKVMFNASKVKVDFDSEAVAINDIEKAIEDLGYPVVKSKVKPA
- a CDS encoding iron-sulfur cluster repair di-iron protein, ric; this translates as MSEQTFNEVITNHFEKLDLYTTAITRAHGKNHPEAFEVRELFETISGKVKDAGTNKPDLDAEFAQLRKITDNYTIPGDVCETYGGTFEMLSEVDKAYQA
- the ahpF gene encoding alkyl hydroperoxide reductase subunit F, translating into MLEADIKQQLDQYLQLMEGDVVLRVSAGDDAVSKEMLDLVNELASMSSRISVENVTLERTPSFSVNRPSEETGIVFAGIPLGHEFTSLVLALLQVSGRAPKVDADAIKQIQNIQGTYHFESYISLSCHNCPDVVQALNVMSVLNPNISHTMIDGGAFKAEVEAKEIMAVPTVFLNGEAFGNGRMSLEEILTKLGTGPDASAFDNKEPYDVLVIGGGPAGASAAVYAARKGIRTGIVAERFGGQVMDTMGIENFIGTSYTEGPKLVASLEEHVKEYGIDVMNLQRAKRLEKTDLVEVELENGAVLKSKSVILSTGARWRNVNVPGEAEFKNKGVAYCPHCDGPLFEGKRVAVIGGGNSGIEAAIDLAGIVKHVTVLEFASELKADQVLQDRLHSLPNVTVVTNAQTTEITGTDKVNGISYLSRETNETHHVELEGVFVQIGLVPNTDWLDSVERNNFGEIVVDRHGATNIPGVFAAGDCTNSAYKQIIISMGSGATAALGAFDYMIRN
- a CDS encoding helix-turn-helix domain-containing protein, which gives rise to MSYIHLTTTERVKIETYLELGMSIRSIARRLGRQPSTVSREIRRNPDYVAERAQKRYEKAKTNCGAKTKLDDTMRRTIVGKLRATWSPEQIVGRLYTGIIAFSTIYRWIYAGRIDVPLTVLRQKGKRQKPIADRTAASMEGAIHAVHAAFPEGTFRTATTDRGKEFSCHENANGLLREFFPKGSDFATVGQGEIVDALAKINGRPRKCLGWKTAHEAFAEEVLRLI
- a CDS encoding Crp/Fnr family transcriptional regulator, whose product is MEQNQCCHHQHGHAECIRIVPIFNHLEDSQMDLIAESAKTLHLKKGEMLFRADEEDDTLYIINSGKARIYRLSDSGKEQLVRILNPGDFTGEVAIFQPGSIHENYAEALQNTSICLIKRGDLQKYLVEYPQISLKILSEVTMRLKDSEKQTTQVAIENVETRIISFLAENIEKGSGNSPTIILPMSKKDLASYLGTTPETISRKFTTLEELGLIKQLPKKKIKIMDLDQLLLHTK